One segment of Zonotrichia albicollis isolate bZonAlb1 chromosome 4, bZonAlb1.hap1, whole genome shotgun sequence DNA contains the following:
- the LOC102061894 gene encoding heat shock 70 kDa protein 12A, with amino-acid sequence MASQPVFVVAIDFGTSYSGYCFSLASGTDQIRQVYWGAEHGLKTPKTPTSILFNQKQEFKYFGYDAVMKYKSLPSSQADSWYFFQNFKMQLYNKNITAGMKLKATNGKFLPALTVFSESLRFLKEHALNTIKEASSQTVYDQEEFTWVITVPAIWSAAAKQFMRLAAKEAGIISDMLSRNLIIALEPEAASLWCKKLPHEGFMADSSDKKFEDSPGIQYIVVDCGGGTIDITVHEIQENHSLKELHKASGGGWGGNRVDENFTNFLKEIFNDGVWDEYVEKYPTELQNMMYNFSLQKCSASREAVYIRCYYNLTRVAESKKDISQFFKNATGAVWCDGTIMITYEKMKSLFDYSINNIISALGEILCRPEMDKVQYILLVGGFAFSIILRDAVRQAFSSKCRILCPMEAQAAIAKGAVLFGVNPHIITSRISCRTYGLRVGEKFDDAIHDARKRKVSKTGDFIYCTDLFYKLVEIGESVNIDKAACYDFSPMEPDQTGVTFAFYCTKNQNAQYVDEEGMELLGSCVVPSPATWLGLKRRLKIEIQFGLTEFKATCTDVTSQESRTVIIDFLSYNYSSY; translated from the exons ATGGCCAGCCAGCCAGTGTTTGTTGTTGCTATAGATTTTGGCACATCCTACAGCGGGTACTGCTTTTCTCTTGCTTCGGGTACAGACCAAATCCGCCAGGTTTACTGGGGAGCAGAGCATGGGTTAAAGACCCCAAAGACGCCTACGAGCATCTTGTTCAACCAGAAGCAGGAGTTCAAATATTTTGGTTATGATGCTGTGATGAAGTACAAGAGCCTGCCCTCCAGCCAAGCTGACAGCTGGTACTTCTTCCAGAACTTCAAGATGCAGCTGTACAACAAG AATATCACAGCTGGCATGAAGCTGAAAGCCACCAATGGAAAGTTCCTTCCTGCCTTGACAGTCTTTTCCGAAAGCCTGCGCTTCCTGAAGGAACATGCTTTGAACACCATCAAGGAGGCCTCTTCCCAAACTGTCTACGACCAGGAGGAGTTCACCTGGGTCATTACTGTCCCAGCCATATGGAGCGCTGCTGCCAAGCAGTTCATGAGACTGGCAGCAAAAGAG GCAGGAATTATCTCTGATATGCTCTCTAGGAACCTGATCATTGCCTTGGAGCCAGAAGCTGCATCGCTGTGGTGCAAGAAGCTTCCACATGAAGGGTTTATGGCAGACAGCAGTGACAAGAAGTTTGAAGACTCCCCTGGGATCCAGTATATTGTCGTTGACTGTGGAG GTGGCACCATAGACATCACAGTACATGAGATCCAAGAAAACCATTCCCTAAAGGAGCTACATAAGGCAAGTGGAGGTGGATGGGGAGGCAACAGAGTGGATGAAAACTTCACCAATTTCCTCAAGGAAATATTCAATGATGGTGTATGGGATGAATATGTGGAGAAGTACCCTACTGAATTACAAAATATGATGTACAACTTCAGCTTACAGAAATGCTCTGCTAGCAGGGAGGCAGTCTACATACGCTGCTACTACAACCTGACCAGAGTGGCAGAGTCCAAGAAGGACATCTCCCAGTTCTTTAAAAATGCAACAGGAGCTGTGTGGTGTGATGGGACAATCATGATTACATATGAGAAAATGAAGAGCTTGTTTGACTACAGTATCAACAATATAATTTCTGCTTTGGGGGAAATTCTTTGCAGACCTGAGATGGACAAAGTCCAGTACATTTTACTTGTGGGAGGCTTTGCATTCAGCATTATCCTGCGAGATGCAGTGAGGCAGGCCTTTAGCAGCAAGTGTCGTATCCTTTGTCCCATGGAGGCCCAGGCAGCCATTGCAAAAGGGGCTGTTTTATTTGGAGTTAATCCACACATCATTACCTCAAGAATCAGCTGTAGGACATATGGCTTAAGAGTAGGTGAGAAATTTGATGATGCTATCCATGATGCCCGTAAACGGAAGGTCTCGAAAACTGGTGACTTTATTTATTGCACAGATCTCTTCTATAAACTGGTGGAAATTGGGGAGTCAGTGAACATAGACAAAGCTGCATGCTATGATTTCTCTCCAATGGAACCAGATCAAACAGGGGTAACCTTTGCTTTCTATTGTACAAAAAACCAGAATGCTCAGTATGTGGATGAGGAAGGGATGGAACTGCTTGGCTCCTGTGTAGTGCCATCACCAGCCACATGGCTGGGGTTAAAGCGCAGGCTGAAAATTGAGATTCAGTTTGGGCTCACTGAATTTAAAGCCACATGTACTGATGTTACTTCCCAAGAAAGTCGGACAGTTATAATAGATTTTTTATCTTATAATTACTCATCATATTGA
- the LOC102062177 gene encoding cytoglobin-1: protein MSLSEAEVQSARGAWEKIYVDAEDNGTAVLVRMFTEHPDTKSYFTHFKGMDSAEDMKQSDQVRGHGKKVFSAINDMVQHLDNSEAFLGIVTPLGKKHATQLKIDPKNFRIICDIILQLMEEKFGGDCKASFEKVTNEICTYLNNIYKEEGW, encoded by the exons ATGTCACTTTCTGAAGCAGAGGTGCAAAGTGCTCGTGGTGCCTGGGAGAAGATATATGTGGATGCTGAGGACAACGGGACAGCTGTGCTGGTCAG GATGTTTACTGAGCACCCAGACACCAAGTCCTACTTCACACATTTCAAAGGCATGGACTCTGCTGAAGATATGAAACAGTCAGATCAAGTCAGGGGCCATGGCAAGAAGGTTTTCAGTGCCATCAACGACATGGTGCAACACCTGGACAACTCTGAGGCTTTTCTTGGGATAGTGACCCCACTTGGCAAGAAACATGCCACCCAGCTGAAGATTGACCCCAAAAACTTTAGG ATTATCTGTGACATTATCTTACAACTGATGGAGGAGAAATTTGGCGGAGACTGCAAAGCTTCCTTTGAGAAGGTGACCAATGAAATCTGTACCTACCTGAACAATATCTACAAAGAGGAGGGTTGGTGA
- the LUC7L2 gene encoding putative RNA-binding protein Luc7-like 2 isoform X3 → MDLGECLKVHDLALRADYEIASKDQDFFFELDAMDHLQSFIADCDRRTEVAKKRLAETQEEISAEVAAKAERVHELNEEIGKLLAKVEQLGADGNVEESQKVMDEVEKARVKKREAEEVYRNSMPASSFQQQKLRVCEVCSAYLGLHDNDRRLADHFGGKLHLGFIEIREKLEELRRIVADKQEKRNQERLKRREEREREEREKLRRSRSHSKHAKRSRSRDRRRHRSRSASRERKRRTRSKSREKRHRHRSRSASRSRSRSHHRSRHSSRERSRERSSKKRSSKERSSRDKERSRDRDRTSRDKDRSSRERSPRDFKDKKRSYESANGRSEEPRSSEEREAGEI, encoded by the exons ATGGACCTTGGAGAATGCCTGAAAGTGCATGACCTGGCATTAAGGGCAGACTATGAAATAGCATCCAAAGATCAAGATTTCTTCTTTGAGCTTGAT GCAATGGACCACCTGCAGTCATTTATTGCAGACTGCGACCGGCGGACAGAAGTGGCCAAGAAAAGACTAGCAGAAACCCAGGAAGAGATCAGTGCTGAAGTTGCAGCTAAA GCTGAAAGAGTTCATGAATTGAATGAAGAAATTGGGAAACTGTTGGCCAAAGTAGAACAGCTCGGAGCTGATGGGAATGTGGAAGAATCTCAAAAAGTAATGGATGAAGTGGAGAAGGCTCGGGTAAAGAAGAGAGAAGCAGAA gAAGTATACAGGAATTCTATGCCTGCCTCCAgctttcagcagcagaagctaCGGGTTTGTGAAGTGTGCTCGGCTTACCTTGGTCTTCATGATAATGACCGACGACTTGCTGATCACTTTGGAGGAAAACTACATTTGGGATTTATTGAAATAAGAGAGAAGCTTGAGGAACTCAGG AGGATTGTGGCTGATAAACAGGAGAAACGAAATCAGGAACGTCTGAAACGtagagaggagagggaaagagaagaaagggagaaaCTAAGGAG gTCCAGATCCCACAGCAAGCATGCCAAAAG GTCTAGGTCCCGGGACCGCCGCAGACACCGCTCTCGCTCGGCCTCACGGGAACGCAAGAGACGGACTCGATCCAAATCCCGCGAGAAACGGCACCGCCACAGGTCCCGCTCCGCCAGCCGCAGCCGGAGCCGCAGCCACCATAGaagcaggcacagctccagggagaggAGCCGAGAGCGCAGCTCCAAAAAGAG ATCCTCTAAAGAAAGATCTTCCAGAGACAAAGAGCGTTCGAGAGATCGCGATCGAACATCCCGCGACAAAGACAGAAGCTCGAGGGAGAGGTCGCCGCGGGATTTCAAAGACAAGAAACGTTCGTACGAAAGCGCCAACGGCCGCTCGGAGGAGCCGAGGAGCTCAGAGGAGCGTGAAGCAGGGGAGATATAA